One segment of Polaribacter huanghezhanensis DNA contains the following:
- the meaB gene encoding methylmalonyl Co-A mutase-associated GTPase MeaB: MALKKKSALQEKQGVSQPETTNPFAAQQIKKSRSKHFSVDEFVTKIVAGDIPFLSRAITLVESTNATHQEKANKILERCLPFANTSIRIGITGVPGVGKSTFIESYGKHLTKQGKKVAVLAIDPTSSINKGSILGDKTRMEELVTDANAFIRPSPSGTSLGGVAQKTRESIILCEAAGFDTIIIETVGVGQSETAVHSMVDFFLLLKIAGAGDELQGIKRGIIEMADAIVINKADGENIQNAKIAKTEFNRALHLYPPKESTWQPKVLTCSAIEHSGITEIDVMISKYLEITTKNKYFSKRRNEQNIYWLKGTIEQQLKDNFYNNKKVTKQLKIEIQKLKEGNTTPFNAAIQLLNLYQI; the protein is encoded by the coding sequence ATGGCTCTTAAAAAAAAATCTGCTCTTCAAGAAAAACAAGGTGTTTCACAACCAGAAACTACCAATCCTTTTGCTGCGCAACAAATCAAAAAAAGTAGAAGCAAACACTTTTCGGTGGATGAGTTTGTTACAAAAATTGTTGCAGGAGATATTCCTTTTTTAAGTAGAGCGATTACTTTAGTAGAAAGCACCAATGCAACACATCAAGAAAAAGCCAACAAAATTTTAGAACGTTGCTTGCCTTTTGCCAATACATCTATAAGAATTGGAATTACCGGAGTTCCTGGAGTTGGAAAAAGTACGTTTATAGAAAGTTACGGAAAACACTTAACCAAACAAGGAAAAAAAGTGGCTGTCTTGGCAATTGATCCAACAAGTTCTATCAACAAAGGAAGTATTTTAGGTGATAAAACTCGAATGGAAGAATTGGTTACTGATGCAAATGCATTTATCAGACCTTCACCTTCTGGAACTTCTTTAGGTGGCGTTGCACAAAAAACACGCGAATCTATTATTTTATGTGAAGCTGCTGGTTTTGATACCATTATTATTGAAACGGTTGGCGTTGGACAATCTGAAACGGCTGTACATTCTATGGTGGATTTCTTTTTATTGCTAAAAATTGCTGGAGCTGGAGACGAATTACAAGGAATTAAACGCGGAATTATAGAAATGGCAGACGCGATCGTCATCAACAAAGCTGACGGAGAAAATATACAAAATGCAAAAATTGCAAAAACGGAATTTAACAGAGCCTTGCATTTATATCCGCCAAAAGAAAGTACTTGGCAACCAAAAGTGCTAACGTGTAGCGCCATAGAACATAGCGGAATTACAGAAATAGATGTGATGATTTCCAAATATTTAGAAATCACAACCAAAAATAAATATTTTTCTAAACGTAGAAATGAACAAAATATCTATTGGTTAAAAGGAACGATTGAGCAACAATTAAAAGATAATTTTTACAACAATAAAAAAGTTACTAAGCAATTAAAAATTGAAATACAAAAACTAAAAGAAGGAAATACAACCCCTTTTAATGCAGCAATACAATTATTAAACTTATATCAAATTTAA
- a CDS encoding APC family permease: MEKINKKLNQLSATAICGNDISSSVLYVSALAIAFAGQYAWITLLIVSFVLFLYRKIYGEVVGALPLNGGAYNALLNTTSKSTASFAATLTLLSYMATAVISANEAIHYLHHLIPPMPIIPVTILLIGIFAVLAIAGISESAKVAIGIFIFHLSSLVILSGFIIYFLVQNGTSTFFENWHLPLSGDGSITNAIFLGFAASMLGVSGFESSANFVEEQEKGVFPKTLRNMWGIVSIINPLMAVFALALFAMPLLQSDAYQNTLLIEMGKHVGGEGIAALIAIDAFLVLSGAVLTSFVGVTGLLERMTLDRIMPPFFLKKNKKGSSYRIIIMFFVLCVSVLLITNGNVKLLAGVYTISFLSVMALFGIGNILLKMKRNQLPRPETANWLSVVIAIGAVLIALIGNIIMPSKDDSPSNLTVFLYYFIPSILFIVAMLNRTNLLKLALSTINAIFDPIKKYIFRLDKNIQRTIDKINSQEFAFFTKGDSIATLNKVMIYITNNEHTKKMKIIIVENENNKVPEKLAEEINFLDREYPDIAIEFVIVQGIFSPSLIKDLSEKWKIPINFMFIGSPSDKFPYKIEDLGGVRLII; the protein is encoded by the coding sequence ATGGAAAAAATAAATAAAAAATTAAATCAACTATCTGCTACAGCAATTTGTGGAAATGATATCAGTTCTTCTGTTTTATATGTATCTGCTTTAGCCATCGCTTTCGCAGGACAATATGCCTGGATTACGTTACTTATTGTCTCTTTTGTTTTATTCTTATATCGTAAAATTTATGGTGAAGTTGTTGGTGCTTTACCTCTAAATGGTGGCGCGTATAACGCTTTATTAAATACAACAAGTAAATCTACCGCTTCTTTTGCAGCAACACTTACTTTATTGTCTTACATGGCAACCGCAGTCATTTCTGCCAATGAAGCCATTCATTATTTGCATCATTTAATTCCACCAATGCCAATAATTCCTGTAACTATTCTTTTAATTGGAATTTTTGCGGTTTTAGCTATTGCTGGTATTTCGGAATCTGCAAAAGTAGCAATTGGTATTTTTATTTTTCACCTAAGCTCTTTAGTTATTTTAAGTGGATTTATCATTTATTTTTTAGTTCAAAACGGAACGAGTACTTTTTTTGAAAATTGGCATTTACCTTTATCTGGTGATGGCTCTATAACAAATGCAATTTTTTTAGGGTTTGCTGCATCAATGCTCGGTGTTTCTGGCTTTGAAAGTTCTGCAAATTTTGTTGAAGAACAAGAAAAGGGTGTGTTTCCAAAAACACTAAGAAATATGTGGGGAATTGTAAGTATTATTAATCCTTTAATGGCTGTTTTTGCGTTAGCATTATTTGCAATGCCTTTATTACAAAGTGACGCCTATCAAAACACCCTTTTAATAGAAATGGGAAAACATGTTGGTGGCGAAGGAATTGCAGCACTTATTGCTATAGATGCCTTTTTAGTTTTAAGTGGCGCTGTACTAACAAGTTTTGTTGGTGTTACAGGTTTGTTAGAACGAATGACCTTAGATAGAATTATGCCGCCCTTTTTCCTTAAAAAAAATAAAAAAGGAAGCTCTTACAGAATCATTATTATGTTTTTTGTATTATGTGTTTCTGTACTTCTAATTACCAATGGAAATGTAAAATTATTAGCAGGAGTTTATACCATCTCATTTTTATCTGTGATGGCTCTTTTTGGAATTGGAAACATTTTATTAAAAATGAAAAGAAATCAATTGCCTAGACCAGAAACTGCAAACTGGCTTTCGGTAGTTATTGCAATTGGAGCTGTTTTAATAGCACTTATTGGAAACATCATAATGCCTTCTAAAGACGATTCTCCTAGTAATTTAACAGTGTTTTTATATTATTTCATTCCTTCTATTCTTTTTATTGTGGCAATGTTAAATAGAACGAACTTATTAAAATTAGCTTTAAGCACTATAAATGCTATTTTTGATCCAATTAAAAAATATATTTTCCGATTGGATAAAAATATCCAAAGAACAATTGATAAAATCAATTCACAAGAATTTGCTTTTTTTACAAAAGGTGACAGTATTGCTACATTAAATAAAGTGATGATATACATCACTAATAACGAGCATACTAAAAAAATGAAAATTATCATTGTAGAAAATGAAAATAATAAAGTTCCAGAAAAACTGGCCGAAGAAATCAATTTTTTAGACCGAGAATACCCAGATATCGCTATTGAGTTTGTAATTGTACAAGGTATTTTTTCTCCTTCGTTGATTAAGGATTTATCAGAAAAATGGAAGATCCCTATTAATTTTATGTTTATCGGTTCTCCAAGTGATAAATTTCCTTACAAAATAGAAGATTTAGGTGGAGTTCGTTTAATCATTTAA
- the cysS gene encoding cysteine--tRNA ligase — protein MEIYKENQLKIYNSLSKSKELFKPLTEGRVGMYVCGPTVYSNVHLGNVRTFMSFDMVFRYLLHLGYKVRYVRNITDAGHLENDADEGEDRISKKARIEEIEPMEVVQRYTVDFHETLEKYNFLPPSIEPTATGHIVEQIEMIKEIMEKGLAYEVNGSVYFDVLKYNESGNNYGILSGRKMEDAIHNTRTLDGQSDKKNPQDFALWKKADERHIMRWPSPWSDGFPGWHLECSVMSTKYLGEQFDIHGGGMDLKFPHHECEIAQSQTCSGHKPVNYWMHANMLLLNSQKMAKSTGNFVLPSEILTGENNILSKAFAPSVVRFFNMQAHYRSILDFSSDALEASEKGYYKLMDAVNSLPNIQTSKTSSFDVLKWKQQCYDAMNDDFNTPILIAHLFEAVKVINQLKEQKATISADDLVELKETINAFVFDVMGLTNETKQDSSDKIDGVVALLIKLRKEARDNKDWALSDQIRDELLALGIQLKDGREGTSFSIN, from the coding sequence ATGGAAATCTATAAAGAGAATCAGCTTAAAATTTACAATTCACTTAGCAAAAGCAAAGAGCTTTTTAAACCACTAACAGAAGGCCGTGTTGGCATGTATGTTTGTGGTCCAACTGTTTACAGCAATGTTCATTTAGGAAACGTAAGAACATTTATGTCGTTTGATATGGTGTTTCGTTATTTGTTGCATTTAGGATATAAAGTGCGTTACGTTCGTAATATTACCGATGCTGGACATTTAGAAAATGATGCTGATGAAGGCGAAGACAGAATTTCTAAAAAAGCACGAATCGAAGAAATAGAACCGATGGAAGTTGTGCAACGTTACACAGTTGATTTTCATGAAACTTTAGAAAAATACAATTTTTTACCGCCAAGTATTGAGCCAACAGCAACTGGTCATATTGTAGAACAAATTGAAATGATTAAAGAAATCATGGAAAAAGGTTTGGCATATGAAGTAAATGGTTCTGTGTATTTTGATGTGTTAAAATATAACGAAAGCGGAAATAATTACGGAATCCTTTCAGGGAGAAAAATGGAAGATGCCATTCATAATACGAGAACTTTAGATGGACAATCGGATAAGAAAAATCCACAAGATTTTGCATTGTGGAAAAAAGCAGATGAAAGACATATTATGCGTTGGCCATCGCCTTGGTCTGATGGTTTTCCTGGTTGGCATTTAGAATGTTCTGTAATGAGCACAAAATATTTAGGAGAACAATTTGATATTCATGGTGGTGGAATGGATTTAAAATTTCCACATCACGAATGTGAAATTGCGCAATCTCAAACTTGTAGCGGACACAAACCCGTAAATTATTGGATGCACGCAAATATGTTGTTGTTAAACAGTCAGAAAATGGCAAAATCAACAGGGAACTTTGTGTTGCCAAGTGAAATTTTAACAGGAGAAAATAATATCTTAAGTAAAGCATTTGCGCCGAGCGTGGTTCGTTTTTTTAACATGCAAGCACATTATAGAAGTATTTTAGATTTTTCTAGTGATGCTTTAGAAGCGTCAGAAAAAGGCTATTATAAGTTGATGGATGCGGTAAATTCATTGCCAAACATTCAAACCAGTAAAACATCATCTTTTGATGTTTTAAAGTGGAAACAGCAATGTTATGATGCGATGAATGATGACTTTAATACGCCAATTTTAATTGCACATTTATTTGAAGCTGTTAAAGTTATCAATCAATTAAAAGAGCAAAAAGCAACCATTTCTGCGGATGATTTAGTAGAACTTAAAGAAACAATCAATGCATTTGTTTTTGATGTCATGGGATTGACCAATGAAACAAAACAAGACAGTTCAGATAAAATTGATGGAGTAGTAGCGTTGTTGATTAAATTGCGAAAAGAAGCAAGAGATAATAAAGATTGGGCGTTGTCAGATCAAATTAGAGATGAATTGCTGGCATTAGGAATTCAGTTAAAAGACGGAAGAGAAGGAACCTCTTTTTCAATCAATTAA
- the yidD gene encoding membrane protein insertion efficiency factor YidD, giving the protein MKKILTYPFILLVRFYQTAISPYTPSTCRYSPTCSHYTIEALQKHGLFTGGWLAIKRIFSCHPWGGQGYDPVPEKKE; this is encoded by the coding sequence ATGAAAAAAATTCTTACATATCCGTTTATTTTATTGGTTCGGTTTTATCAAACAGCCATTTCGCCATATACACCATCAACCTGTAGATATTCGCCGACCTGTTCTCATTACACAATTGAGGCATTACAAAAACACGGTTTGTTTACCGGCGGTTGGTTGGCAATTAAAAGAATATTTAGTTGTCATCCTTGGGGCGGACAAGGGTATGATCCGGTTCCAGAAAAGAAAGAATAA
- the lgt gene encoding prolipoprotein diacylglyceryl transferase has product MKFLSIVWDPSLGIDLGFFVVRWYSLMFVVAFILGLRLMKKIFIEDKILVEKLDTLFMYTFVSMLVGMRLGDVFFYSWDYYQHHLLEIILPFKEHEGSSALFGLIKGWEFTGYTGFASHGAAIGIIAALYFYSKKIINKPFLFILDRMGIMVALAGFFIRMGNFFNSEIYGKPTGSSFGVIFKNAGETVPRHPTQLYEAFSYLILFFILWRMYWKTDAKEKSGYLFGVFFAVLWALRFVIEFLKEAQVNGREDWVFNSLNTGQVLSIPLVLIGLFFIFRKK; this is encoded by the coding sequence ATGAAATTTTTATCAATAGTTTGGGATCCATCACTAGGAATCGATTTAGGATTTTTTGTCGTAAGATGGTACAGTTTAATGTTTGTAGTTGCCTTTATCTTAGGATTGCGGTTGATGAAAAAAATCTTTATCGAAGATAAAATTCTTGTAGAAAAATTAGACACACTTTTTATGTATACGTTTGTTTCTATGTTAGTAGGAATGCGTTTGGGAGATGTGTTTTTTTATAGTTGGGATTATTACCAACATCATTTATTAGAAATTATTTTGCCTTTTAAAGAACATGAAGGTTCTTCTGCTTTATTTGGATTGATAAAAGGGTGGGAATTTACTGGTTATACAGGTTTCGCAAGTCACGGAGCTGCAATCGGAATTATAGCAGCCTTGTATTTTTACAGCAAAAAAATAATCAATAAACCGTTCTTATTTATTTTAGACCGAATGGGAATTATGGTTGCTTTAGCTGGATTTTTTATTAGAATGGGAAATTTTTTCAATTCAGAAATTTATGGGAAACCAACAGGAAGTAGCTTTGGAGTTATTTTTAAAAATGCAGGAGAAACAGTTCCGAGACATCCAACGCAATTGTATGAGGCATTTAGTTATTTGATCTTGTTCTTTATACTTTGGAGAATGTATTGGAAAACAGATGCAAAAGAAAAATCTGGATATTTATTTGGTGTTTTCTTTGCTGTATTGTGGGCCTTGCGTTTTGTAATAGAATTCTTAAAAGAAGCACAAGTAAATGGGCGTGAAGATTGGGTCTTTAATTCATTAAACACAGGTCAGGTTTTAAGTATTCCTTTGGTTTTAATAGGATTGTTCTTTATTTTTAGAAAGAAATAA
- a CDS encoding M1 family metallopeptidase: MKKIGLLLFSIFFVVAAGFSQDKTEKKTQQGHTDQNKFRQMKDLLATPNSVHTASGTPGYQYSQQKVDYNMDIRLDEDTNRIYGDETIMYHNNSKDHLEYLWVQLDQNMRADDSKTPDAVSGGASAFITPDKFKQTYMKEKKGFGFNIEAVEGANGKTLSHFINRTMMRINLPQALAPGQTFKFRIKWNYKVNDINKDGGRSGLETFPDGNNNYTIAQFYPRLAVYNNVEGWQNMQFWGRSEFALEFGDFDVKLTVPEDHIVDATGELQNEKDVLSRAQQRRWKQARKSFKDPVMIVTQKEAEKTEKGRSKKLKTWHFNAKNVRDFAWASSRKYIWDAMATNINGKTVMAVSLYPKEGNPLWEEHSTRAVANTLIEYSKLTFDYPYSKAISVHSERQGMEYPMICFNFGRPNPDGTYSDRTKKGMLGVITHEVGHNFFPMIVNSDERQWTWMDEGVNSFVEILAELKYDPVLFAINPTKNITRYMGGDQSNISPIMSQGDYVKQFGPNAYSKPAAGLYMLRKTIMGPELFDHAFRTYSQRWMFKHPTPADFFRTMEDASGMDLDWFWRGWFYTTDVTDIGIKTVKPLYVTDKQSDRIKNIIKTNPDAKAYFDGLGELVYITDKKEDANADALKKHIENGKEIPSYMYQVEFEKPGGLVMPIIVELTYADGTKERKTFPAQIWMRDDHKAVRVFASTQEIKSIVVDPDLETADVDTSNNSWPKKEETKFDKFKTKVKG, translated from the coding sequence ATGAAAAAAATCGGATTACTTCTATTTTCTATTTTCTTTGTAGTTGCTGCTGGGTTTTCTCAAGACAAAACTGAAAAGAAAACACAACAAGGACACACAGATCAAAACAAATTCAGACAAATGAAAGATTTATTGGCTACGCCAAATTCTGTTCATACTGCATCTGGAACTCCAGGATATCAATATTCTCAACAAAAAGTTGATTACAATATGGATATTCGCTTAGACGAAGATACAAATCGTATTTACGGAGATGAAACTATTATGTACCACAATAATTCTAAAGATCATTTAGAATATTTATGGGTACAGTTAGATCAAAACATGAGAGCAGATGACTCTAAAACACCAGATGCAGTATCTGGAGGAGCATCAGCATTTATTACACCTGACAAATTCAAACAAACCTACATGAAAGAAAAGAAAGGTTTTGGGTTTAATATTGAAGCTGTAGAAGGTGCAAACGGTAAAACATTATCGCATTTCATAAACAGAACAATGATGCGTATTAATTTACCACAAGCATTGGCTCCTGGACAAACATTTAAATTTAGAATTAAATGGAATTATAAAGTAAACGATATTAATAAAGATGGTGGAAGATCTGGTTTAGAAACTTTTCCTGACGGAAATAACAACTATACAATTGCACAGTTTTATCCTCGTTTAGCTGTTTATAATAATGTTGAAGGATGGCAAAACATGCAGTTTTGGGGAAGAAGTGAATTTGCTTTAGAATTTGGAGATTTTGATGTAAAATTAACTGTACCAGAAGATCATATTGTTGATGCAACTGGTGAGTTACAAAACGAAAAAGACGTCTTATCAAGAGCTCAACAAAGACGTTGGAAACAAGCTAGAAAATCTTTTAAAGATCCTGTAATGATCGTTACTCAAAAAGAAGCTGAAAAAACAGAAAAAGGGCGTTCTAAAAAACTAAAAACATGGCATTTTAATGCTAAAAATGTAAGAGATTTTGCTTGGGCATCTTCTCGTAAATACATTTGGGATGCGATGGCAACAAATATTAATGGTAAAACTGTAATGGCTGTTTCATTATATCCTAAAGAAGGAAATCCTTTATGGGAAGAGCATTCTACGAGAGCAGTTGCAAACACATTGATTGAATATTCAAAATTAACGTTTGATTATCCATACAGCAAAGCAATTTCTGTACATTCAGAAAGACAAGGAATGGAATACCCAATGATTTGCTTCAATTTTGGAAGACCGAATCCAGACGGAACGTATTCTGATAGAACTAAAAAAGGAATGTTGGGTGTAATTACACACGAAGTTGGTCATAACTTTTTTCCAATGATTGTAAACTCAGATGAGCGTCAATGGACTTGGATGGATGAAGGTGTAAACTCTTTTGTAGAAATATTAGCAGAATTAAAATACGATCCTGTATTATTTGCTATAAATCCTACGAAAAATATCACAAGATATATGGGTGGAGATCAATCTAACATCTCTCCTATCATGTCTCAAGGAGATTATGTAAAACAATTTGGACCAAATGCATATTCAAAACCAGCAGCTGGTTTATATATGTTGAGAAAAACAATTATGGGGCCAGAATTATTTGATCATGCATTTAGAACCTATTCTCAACGTTGGATGTTTAAACACCCAACTCCAGCAGATTTCTTTAGAACAATGGAAGATGCTTCTGGAATGGATTTAGATTGGTTTTGGAGAGGTTGGTTTTACACAACTGATGTTACAGACATCGGAATTAAAACGGTGAAACCATTGTATGTAACAGACAAACAAAGTGATCGTATTAAAAACATCATTAAAACAAATCCTGATGCTAAAGCATATTTTGATGGCTTAGGTGAGTTGGTTTATATTACAGACAAAAAAGAAGATGCAAATGCTGATGCTTTAAAAAAGCATATAGAAAACGGAAAAGAAATTCCATCTTATATGTATCAAGTAGAATTTGAAAAACCAGGCGGATTGGTAATGCCGATTATAGTTGAGTTAACTTATGCAGATGGAACGAAAGAAAGAAAAACATTCCCTGCTCAAATTTGGATGAGAGATGACCATAAAGCGGTAAGAGTTTTTGCATCTACTCAAGAAATTAAGAGTATTGTTGTTGATCCAGATTTGGAAACTGCTGATGTAGATACATCAAACAATAGCTGGCCTAAAAAAGAAGAAACGAAATTTGATAAATTTAAAACAAAAGTAAAAGGATAA
- a CDS encoding RNA polymerase sigma factor, which produces MNQTKEVQNHLIDACKNKDAKSQMQLYDMYCKAMYVIANRYVKDSFVAEDIMQDSFIKAFQNINSFKGEVSFGAWLKRIVINNSLDWLKKRKLEIVSLNDEVYERVEENDDWNIEQSLQADYIVNAIKNLKEKYSVVLSLYLLEGYDHQEIAQVLGITEVASRTHLMRGKKQLQELLKEQNYVEGY; this is translated from the coding sequence ATGAATCAAACAAAAGAAGTACAAAATCATTTAATTGATGCTTGTAAAAACAAGGATGCAAAATCGCAGATGCAATTGTATGACATGTATTGCAAAGCAATGTATGTAATTGCAAACAGGTATGTAAAAGACTCTTTTGTAGCAGAAGATATTATGCAAGATTCATTTATTAAAGCTTTCCAAAACATCAATTCTTTTAAAGGAGAAGTCTCTTTTGGAGCTTGGCTAAAACGAATTGTAATCAATAATAGTTTAGATTGGTTAAAGAAGCGAAAGTTAGAAATAGTTTCTTTAAATGATGAGGTGTATGAAAGAGTTGAAGAGAACGATGATTGGAATATTGAACAAAGTTTGCAAGCAGATTATATTGTAAATGCCATCAAAAATTTAAAAGAAAAATATAGTGTGGTGCTGTCATTGTATTTATTAGAAGGGTACGATCATCAAGAGATAGCACAGGTATTAGGAATTACAGAAGTTGCTTCTAGAACGCATTTAATGAGAGGAAAAAAGCAATTACAAGAACTTTTAAAAGAACAAAATTATGTCGAAGGATATTAG
- a CDS encoding LTA synthase family protein translates to MQQRIPNYIKYLFVQLFSIAVYAFLFRLVFYFFFAQLDSVSTSEIQQAFSLGIRFDIKLATLVVFPIAILLFIVNQRFFKQRVYKKISTFYFTIFYLILTLFYLVDFGYYDYLNIRLDAASLRFLSNFKISTQVLFESYPIYKGLFGLLILGIILYKLNSFIYKKFAVVAAPISKKRKAFFIVVPFFLLAFGVYNSITHYPLRWSQAFFSKNQSVNQFALNPILYFYDSFAFRSDGFDLEKTKKYYPSVAKQLHLQKDTLNFKRSVVRADSITAKPNVVIVMLESLGAATMSYFGNPINTTPRLDSILNKSATFTNFYVHKAGTAGSVFASITGLPDIDNVKTASRNPMVIDQRIIFDQFTGYEKLYFLGGSANWANIRGIFQSNTNHLKIFEEGSYPGEQRADVWGIDDYELFKESDKELQKLKEQNKPFIAYIQTASNHMPFTVPDKKGSYRPLRDDEISEELLKKSGFKSVAQINALRYLDFNIDTFLKRAKKAGYYDNTIFLFFGDHNTSMNPVDFLEKKESALGTVVHHVPFFINAPKFTKAKRISRFTKLVDLFPTAASLANISYTNYTLGSNALDSVQAANFSFLYKAINGEPAVALLQNNYYYTLTTISNTTNLYDFNGTDLTDIKKDHPIVTKQMDSLLRGYYNATKYLYYNNKKTKQ, encoded by the coding sequence ATGCAACAAAGAATTCCGAATTATATAAAATACCTTTTTGTACAACTATTTTCTATCGCTGTGTACGCATTTCTCTTTAGGCTGGTATTTTATTTCTTTTTTGCACAATTAGATTCAGTATCAACTTCAGAAATACAACAAGCATTTAGTTTGGGAATTCGTTTTGATATCAAGTTGGCAACATTGGTTGTTTTTCCGATCGCCATCTTATTATTTATCGTCAATCAACGTTTTTTTAAACAGCGTGTTTACAAAAAAATTAGCACTTTTTATTTTACTATTTTCTATTTGATACTCACACTTTTTTATTTGGTAGACTTTGGTTATTACGATTATTTAAACATTCGTTTAGATGCCGCTTCATTGCGATTTTTAAGCAATTTTAAAATTTCTACACAGGTTTTATTTGAAAGTTATCCCATTTACAAAGGTTTGTTTGGACTGCTTATTTTAGGAATTATTCTTTACAAACTCAACTCGTTTATATATAAAAAATTTGCAGTTGTTGCCGCTCCAATTTCTAAAAAAAGGAAAGCATTCTTTATTGTTGTTCCATTTTTTCTTTTAGCATTCGGAGTTTACAACAGTATTACACATTATCCGTTACGATGGAGTCAAGCATTCTTTTCTAAAAATCAGTCGGTAAATCAGTTTGCATTAAATCCTATTTTATATTTTTATGATAGTTTTGCGTTTAGAAGTGATGGATTTGATCTCGAAAAAACCAAAAAATATTATCCGTCAGTTGCCAAACAATTGCACCTACAAAAAGACACCTTAAACTTTAAAAGAAGCGTTGTAAGAGCCGATTCTATTACCGCAAAACCAAATGTAGTGATTGTGATGTTAGAATCTTTAGGTGCTGCAACAATGAGTTATTTTGGGAATCCGATCAATACGACTCCAAGGTTGGATAGCATTTTAAATAAAAGTGCCACTTTTACCAATTTTTATGTACACAAAGCTGGAACTGCTGGAAGTGTTTTTGCAAGTATTACAGGTTTGCCAGATATAGACAATGTTAAAACGGCTTCTCGTAATCCGATGGTAATTGACCAACGCATTATTTTTGATCAGTTTACGGGTTATGAAAAATTGTATTTTTTAGGCGGAAGTGCAAATTGGGCAAATATTCGTGGAATTTTTCAATCGAATACCAACCATTTAAAAATCTTTGAAGAAGGAAGTTACCCTGGAGAACAAAGAGCTGATGTTTGGGGAATTGACGATTACGAATTGTTTAAAGAATCTGATAAAGAACTGCAGAAACTGAAAGAACAGAACAAACCATTTATTGCGTACATTCAAACTGCTTCTAATCACATGCCTTTTACAGTTCCTGATAAAAAAGGAAGTTACAGACCTTTAAGGGATGATGAAATCAGTGAAGAATTATTAAAAAAATCTGGTTTTAAATCGGTAGCACAAATTAATGCATTGCGTTATTTAGATTTTAATATTGACACCTTTTTAAAGCGTGCAAAAAAAGCTGGTTATTATGATAATACGATCTTTTTATTCTTTGGAGATCACAATACATCAATGAATCCTGTTGATTTTTTAGAGAAAAAAGAATCAGCTCTTGGAACAGTTGTACATCACGTACCTTTTTTTATAAATGCTCCAAAATTTACCAAAGCAAAAAGAATTTCAAGATTTACAAAATTAGTAGATTTGTTTCCTACAGCTGCAAGCCTTGCAAATATTAGTTACACCAATTACACACTTGGTTCTAATGCGTTGGATTCTGTACAAGCAGCAAATTTTTCTTTTTTATACAAAGCTATAAATGGTGAGCCAGCAGTTGCATTGTTACAAAACAATTATTATTACACATTAACCACCATTTCAAATACTACTAATTTGTACGATTTTAACGGAACCGATTTAACGGATATTAAAAAAGACCATCCAATTGTTA